The DNA window AAATCGAACTGAATCGCGCGAAAATTGTTTTGGTTGATGAAAACGGCAAATTCATCCAGTTGCCAACGAAGAATGAGCATTGATATCTTTTATAACTCTTATGACAAGGATTCCTTATGAACATGGAACTTTCGCTTATTGAAGCTCGAATCATCGGTTGTTTGATTGAGAAAGAAATTACGACTCCGGATTATTATCCATTGAGCTTGAAGAGCTTAACCACCGCATGTAACCAAAAAAGCAACCGAGATCCTGTGGTTGAATTCAGTGAAAATGACGTATTGGATGGCGTTGATGCCTTGATCGAACGTCGTCTTGTGAGCGATGAAAGTAAGTTTTCTAGTGCGACACGTAAGTATCAGCATCGTTTTTGTAATACGGAATTTGGCGATCTCAAGCTCACGTCTCAAGAGCTGGGCATTCTTTGTGTGTTGTTACTTCGTGGCCCGCAAACGGCAGGTGAGCTGCGCACCCGAACCCATCGCTTGTGTGAATTTACCGATAGCAAAGAAACGGAATCGGTGTTGGAGCACATGGCCCATCATCACGCCTATGGCCCATTGGTTGCTAAATTGGCGCGTGAGCCCGGTAAGCGAGAATGTCGCTATCGACATCTTTTTACCAATGAGCATTCTGCTCCATTGCATAACGAACAGCTGAATCAACAGCGTGGGTCGAATGACAACGCGGAAGATTTGGCGTTATTAAAGGCCGAAATCAACGAGCTACGCGAGCAAGTGGCCTTATTGACAGAAACGGTCGCGGAACTTGATGCCAAGCTTAGATAAGCCAATACCAGAAAAGGACACTCAGTGCTGGTCGGTCTATCTTATTAGAACACGATACAACACATTGTATTGTGGGATCACCACTGATGTCTCAAGGCGCTTTCGTCAACATCAAGTTGGCCAAGGCGCGAAAGCACTCAAGGGGAAAGGGCCATTGCAATTGGTCTGGTCACAACAAGTCGCAGGCTCGCGTGGTGAAGCACAGAAAATTGAATATCGCATTAAGCAGTTGAGTAAATCGCAAAAAGAGCGTTTGATTCGGCAACAATGCGAGCTCACCGCACTTATTTCTCTGGTTTAATCGTACATTCTCATTCATTAACGCGAGTTGATTCACACTCTAACCATTGGTTTCTAGGATTATCCTTTGATGTTCCCTGTACGCATTACGCTTAGGAGACGCTAACTAAGAAAGAGTGTGGTGATTATGGGAAATAAACGTGTACTTGATTTCGTTGTCGCAGGGACGTTACTTGTGTCATCGTCAGCGTGGGCAACTAACGGGGTGCCTGATGCGCGAGGTATTGCAATGGGAGGGACTGGGGTTGCCAGTGCGGACTATTTACTTGCTCCATTTTATAACCCCGCTCTGGTTGCTGTGTACCGTGATAATGATGACATTGGCTTATTATTGCCGGGAATTGGAGTTTCCGCGCAGGATAAAGATGATACCTTAAGTGAAGTCGATGATTTACAAGATATTATTGATGATTTTAATCAAGGCGGTTTATCGGCAGAAGTTGAAAATGCCGATGAATTAAACGAGTATTTGAATCGGTTATCGGATAACAAAGCGACACACGTCAGCGCGCATGTGGGGGCGGCATTAGCGATACCGATGAACGCGGTCTCTCTTAACTTCTTTACAAAAGGGGACGCTGAACTGAAAGCGAAACCCAACATTGCACCAGACTTGGGACCCGTTCCTGCGGTGGTGAAAAATCGCTATGAAAACTCCAGTGTCGATTTAACCGCGTTTGCCAATATTGAATTCGGGTTGGCGATCGCCAAGCGGTTCTCAATCTCAGGTCAAGACATCGCCATTGGCCTCTCGCCAAAAATTCAGCAACTGCATACGTATCAAGATTCTGCGTCAGTAGAAGATTTTGATATCGACGATTACGATGAAAGTGAAGAAAAGAAATCGACGTTTAATATGGATTTGGGCGCCGTGTGGATGATCAACGACTTTCGCGTTGGCGTTGCAGCCAAAGACCTTTTTTCTCAATCGATTGATACTCAAGATGGCACCGACACCTACAAGCTAGATACGCAAGTCACGGTATCGGCAGCGTATGTAACGCCTTTTTTTACCGCTGCGCTTGATGCGGATGTAACTAAGAAAAAACGGTTTTTAGGGGACGATGATGACACCCAATACGTCCGGTTTGGTATTGAAGGTAATGCGTGGGGTAACCCTGATAAAAAAGCATGACAACATGCTTTGATAAGTACAGAGAACATATTATGATTAATTTCATATTTATATTCTTTGTGTTTATTAAGGTATTGTTATGGTTCGTGATTATGGTTTTAGGTTAATAAACGTTGACGTTGATACTTTAGCTAAAATTCAGTTCCATACTGAACAAGAAACCGGTGAGATAACCCCCGAATTACTACCTAGCAACAAGCCTGGTGCTATTAAAAAATCTAAATTAATACTCGATCCTGATGGTTGTATTGTCTACCCTCAATCCCTCTATTTAATCACAAAGCTACGTGGCGAGAACAAAGTAGAAAACGTTGATACCATAGCTAACGCGCTACTTCTATATACCCGATGGTTACATAAATCTGGACTAACTTATAAGCACTTAACTGAGTTTGAAGAAGAAGGGGCACCATGGATGTTTGCAACGGACCTCATAAAGAATACTCGGCATATAAATTCAACCCAAAATGAAGCTTATGCACTGAAAACATCCAAAACATATATGCGAGCTGTTCTGAAATTTTATACATGGATGCATCGTACTAGAATTTTGCGGCATGATAGCAGACGTGTTGTGTGTGAATATAGTGATGTCAAAGTAGGAAATTATTCTGGTTCTCAGCACGATAGCCTGTCACATACATATTCTCAAAGTAAACCTAACATGAAATCAGTATCAAATATAATGCTCCGCTTTCCTCGCTCAGACTCAACCCCTCCAGAGAAAAAACTAAAGCCTATGGTTTATCCTGATAAGTTGGTTTTTGAACAGTATCTTGAATTATTGAAACCTCCTTTTCCCTTAATGTTTAGGCTGGCAATTAATACTGGGCTACGTATTGATGAATTAGCTAATTTCCCACAAGCAAATATTGGTGAGATTGATATTCAAGGGCTTGACGTTGTTCCTGTAACGATAAAAAAAACAAAATTCGGTAAGCCAAGAACAATTGAAATACCTGTTGATATATATGACGAATTGGAAATATACCTGTATTCAGATCAGAGGATGAAAAATATGAAAAAGCGTAAAGAAAAATTGGAAGAAGCGTTCAAAAATGGGGAGAAAACGGATACTTATGAAGGTGATTTGCTGTTTATCAGTAACCGAGGCTCCGGGTATAAAACAAATTCATTGGAATGCCACTTTAGTACTGTCCGCAAGGAAATCAGGAAAGACTATCCAGATTGGTATTATCGAAATCATGATAGTCGCTCAACTTTTGCAACAGACTGGTTAGAATCAGAAAAATTTAATCGTAAGGTTGGGTTTGATTTCCTAATGGATGAGTTAAAACATCTAATGGGTCATTCTAGTACCAGAACTACAGAAAAATATATTAAGTTTTGTAATCAAAAGGAATCGCAATTGGCTGTTGCTAAAAAGAAAAATAGCAATATAAGAAAGGATCATAATGATGGCTAAAAGTCCTTTTATTACGTCAAAATTTGATTTTTCTGATACTGAGAACCAAAAATTAGTAACGTCTGTCAACTTAACTATTCCATATAAGCGTACTAATCAGCTAGAACAACGAGATTTTAGTATTTCTCATTTGGCTCATTTCAAATGTAATATGGATAATCGAAGGATAAATAGTCGCTTACTTTATTTGAATAAATTTGTAACCGTTATTAAGGACAGAGTTAATAATGGAGCTATGTCTGTTCATTCTACCCGAGGCATCTATGATGCATTGCAAAGTTATTTGATTTTTTGTGATGTTAAGAATATAGAACCTTTCTCTAAGAATGGTTTTTTGGCATACGCAGGAAATGATGGTGAATTATGGCATCAAGTTAGACAGTACAAACCTGAAAAATCATTGTTTGAGTATTCTGATGGGCAAGAATTAGGAATAAAAGAAGCAACAGCGGCGCACAAACTAAATATGCTTAACTCTGCTTTGTCAATGTGTGGTGTAAGTATTGATGAATATCAGAATAATATTAAAGGTTTTAAAAAAGGCGATAAAATATCATTTGATTCTTATTCAAAACGTGATGAAAACTTAATAGTAAACAGAATTTCGGAAACTTTCTTTATTCTCGCAGCACAGCTAATTGCTGTAAAAAAAAGAGATGTAGAAGAATTACCTGATAAGATACTAGTTCCTACTTTAATTAATAATCAGATAGTGGATGTTGAATTTGATACGAATTTTTCAGTTAAGACCGGCTTTGAAAAAACAACAGGGAGTAAAGTCTATAGTCTTTGTGCTTTTAACATTTGTATGGGAGCCGCCTATCATTTGATGTGTTATTTTTCATCATTGAATGATTCTGTAATTCAAGATTTAGAACATCCACTTACAATTGAATATGATAAACGGGATAAATCTTTAAAAACTGTTAAAATAACCGGATTTAAAAGAAGAGCAAATAAAGTAGTAGACGCTTTTCTTAGTAATGAAGGAGAAGATGAAGATGTGACGTTTGATGTGGATAAGAGAAATGGAGTGACATTTATTGAGACTCTGGTTGAGTTATCTCTATTGTATGGTGATGGCAAGCGTATTTTCTTTACATTAGATGAGCAACAAAAGATATCTCCAACATTTGTTATTTCAGAAATTACACGTAATTTAGCCGTAAAATTACATCTGACGGTTGAAGATAAAAAACCTTTACGAGAGTGGTTTAAAGAACTTTTTTATTCACTGCTAGATAAGGGAGAATCTATTAAGTTAAGTACTGTTACTAATGAAATAGGTAGATCTTATGTCCAGCGTCAAATCGAAATACTGTCTGGTGCACAGTTATCTAGCCGTTTGTTAAAAATAATATTTTTGTCCCTTTCATGTTATACCGATAACTTGTTAAAAAATATAGTATTGCCTTTAAATTATAGTGCAAAGGATGATAACGGATTCGTTAGTGTATCTTATCAATATGTTGATGGTGGTTTTTCTGAGTTTCAAGTGCCGGTGAAAGATGTGTCTTTTATAAAAGATATTGAAAGCTGGGCAACAGCTAGAGCTCCAAAGAAAAGTAAAAATGTAAACCTCCCCTAATTAGTTACACTCATAATTAGAGTTTTCAACCCGTTCATATTTCATTAAATATTCCCATGGGGTCAGATCATTCAGTGCACCATGAGGACGCTCTTCGTTGTATTCTCTGATCCAGTCTTCCGTTAATTCTCGAACTTCCGTTAGTGTTTTGAAGACGTACATATCCAGAATTTCAGTGCGGTATGTGCGATTAAATCGTTCAATGTACGAGTTTTGAGTGGGTTTTCCTGGTTGGATAAATTCCAACTGAACATCGTGCTTTTCTGCCCACGTTGCTAATGTTGTGGAGATAAACTCAGGGCCGTTGTCCATTCGTAGTTTCTCAGGGTAGCCTCGCCAAGCAATGACTCGTTCAAGCACTCGAACTACTCGCTGAGTGGGTAAACTCAGATCAACGTCGATGGCCAACGCTTCTCGATTAAAATCATCCACCACATTGAAGGTTCGGAATCGACGTCCACATTGTAAGCTGTCACTCATAAAATCGATTGACCAGCACCGGTTCTCTGACAACGGTACACTCAGTGGCTCTGGGTGACGATTTGGCAGACGCTTTTTCCCTTTACGGCGTTTATTGAGTTTCAACTCGCAGTAAATCCGATAAATCCTCTTATGATTCCATGTCTTACCCCAGCGACGAAGGATCTTGAGTAATAAACCAAAGCCGTATGCTGGATAGCGCTCAACGGCTTGTTGTAATGCACTTATCACTTCTTGGTCATCGCTCGCTTTAGGCTGATATCGATAAACCGAATCACTGATGCCAACTGCGCGACATGCTAGACGCAAACTGACTTTGTGTACCTGGCGTACATAGTCAACCAGTTCACGTCTTATCGCTGGCTTTACAGCTTTTTTTCGATGATATCTTTGAGAATTCGGTGCTCTAAGCTCAGCTCGGCAAACATCGATTTAAGACGACGATTTTCGTCTTCCAGCTCTTTTAACCGTTTAACGTCCGATGCTTCCATACCACCATATTTAGATTTCCAGTTGTAATAAGTGGCATCAGATATTCCGTATTCTCGGCAGACTTCCTTGATAAGGCGACCACCTTCGACTTCTTTCAAAATTTTCACGATCTGTGTTTCGGTATAGCGTGATTTTTTCATAGCGAGTTCTCCCTGATTCATTCAGTGTATGCTGAAGAACTCCAAAATGGTATGCCACTATTTTAGGGGATGATTACAAAAATCCTCGCTATCTTATGAGGCTTGGGTCAGATTGGCAACCAAAACAATGGGAAGGTATCAGCTTCTTAACTAAAGGTTTTTCATACAGTATTGGATTAACTAATAATGAATATTATCTTCAAATTTCATCCAGTAGGTTTCGTAAAACTACTAGTGATCAAGAGTATAGTGACACCAACATTACTCATACACTAAATATACTACAGAATAGATTAGAAACACTAGAATCTAATTATACTAATGGTCATCCAAGTATCAACCGTCTTATTATATCTCAAGCGATTCAGGTAATAGAACGAATAATTAAAGGTGATTCAATTGAGCAAGCAAAAAAAACTATAAAAGAAAAGTATAAAATAGAAATGCTTGCGTATGAAAAGTGGTTAGAGAAAAAAATCAAGTCTAACCCAAATGGATTATACTGTAATGGAGTTCAAGACTTAGTTCATGGCAATAAAACTCAGCGTGCAACAAATAAATCTTTGAAACAAAAATTGCCATGTGCTGAATATGATATGTGTTATTTATGCCGTTCTGCAAAAGGAATTGATGAACCGGACTCTGTGTATAAATTGATTTCGTTTATTGATGTATTAAAAGAATCATTAAATAGATTTCCTGATGCTAGTTCGGAAGTGAAAGAAAGGATATCGGCATTTGAATATGTACTTGATGGTGCAAGCGATAATATTTTCAAGCAAGCATCAAAACGGTTTTCTGAAAATGGTCGTCATCCGAGAGTCTCAATAGATCATGCTATTGTTTTATTTAAAGGGGGATTAAAATGATCAATATTGATGATGCCAAACATTTAGAATCAGTTATTAATGAACAAAAACAGGTTAATGGTTATAAAAATTATTTAGAAGATGTACTAAAACCTGCTATTTTCGCTGGTAACAGAGATAAGTTAGAAAAGTTGCCAATCGGTTTTTCTAATGGAAAACCACTTGGTTATATTATTGATGATGTTTGGGAATTAACTGACTATTTTTATCCAAATAGTGGGGAAACTATTAACTTAATTTTTAGAAATAAGGATGATACAGTAATTGAGCGTAACTTAAAGTTTGAACTAAAAATTTTGATGTTATCAATGTTATGGCTATCACCGAAATACTATTCATTAAAGCAATGCAAAAACACTTTGAATTCCTTGAAGAATTTTACTGGGCAATTAGTTGAGGATGGTGAAAATTCTTTTTCTGCTCTAACTTATGATTTTATTGATGAATGGATTCAAGCTGGTGTCACTACTCCAGATTTCCGAGTGTCTCCAACATATGGATGCTTAAATAAGCTCATCATAGAAAAAGATAGGCTCCCTTATCCTATTTATTTAAAAGGTACTTTGACTGCTAAAAAATTTGATTTATCAATAAGGCCAGACGAGCAGTATGTGGCTATTCCGTATAGAATATACAAATATGTGCTAGATGAAGCTAGTGCAATGATTGAAAATATTTACAAAGATCGAAATGAACTTTATTTGATTTCTCAGGAATTAGTTAGTTATAGGAAAAAAATTGATCAGGATTATGCTGCTTATGTTTATAAGACAGGGAAAATAAACCATTTAAATTTTAGTACTAAGGGAACGAAGGGTTTTTTAGATGCTTATAATGAAATTCCATCTCCAACATTATCAAATATATCAGATCTAATTGATAAATTTCATATAGCATACAGAAGTGATCGCACATATAAATTTTCTGATTATTCGCCTGAATTTGTATTTAAAGGCAAAAAAATCCCATGTGAAGAGGCAAGAGAAATGCTTGTTAACTATACAAGATGTTGCTCATTCATTATTTTGGCTTTAACTGGGATGCGTGTAGATGAACTATATGCATTACATTGGGTTAATGGTGTTAATGAAGAGGATATTGAA is part of the Vibrio zhugei genome and encodes:
- a CDS encoding IS3 family transposase (programmed frameshift), whose product is MKKSRYTETQIVKILKEVEGGRLIKEVCREYGISDATYYNWKSKYGGMEASDVKRLKELEDENRRLKSMFAELSLEHRILKDIIEKKPVKPAIRRELVDYVRQVHKVSLRLACRAVGISDSVYRYQPKASDDQEVISALQQAVERYPAYGFGLLLKILRRWGKTWNHKRIYRIYCELKLNKRRKGKKRLPNRHPEPLSVPLSENRCWSIDFMSDSLQCGRRFRTFNVVDDFNREALAIDVDLSLPTQRVVRVLERVIAWRGYPEKLRMDNGPEFISTTLATWAEKHDVQLEFIQPGKPTQNSYIERFNRTYRTEILDMYVFKTLTEVRELTEDWIREYNEERPHGALNDLTPWEYLMKYERVENSNYECN
- a CDS encoding tyrosine-type recombinase/integrase; amino-acid sequence: MVRDYGFRLINVDVDTLAKIQFHTEQETGEITPELLPSNKPGAIKKSKLILDPDGCIVYPQSLYLITKLRGENKVENVDTIANALLLYTRWLHKSGLTYKHLTEFEEEGAPWMFATDLIKNTRHINSTQNEAYALKTSKTYMRAVLKFYTWMHRTRILRHDSRRVVCEYSDVKVGNYSGSQHDSLSHTYSQSKPNMKSVSNIMLRFPRSDSTPPEKKLKPMVYPDKLVFEQYLELLKPPFPLMFRLAINTGLRIDELANFPQANIGEIDIQGLDVVPVTIKKTKFGKPRTIEIPVDIYDELEIYLYSDQRMKNMKKRKEKLEEAFKNGEKTDTYEGDLLFISNRGSGYKTNSLECHFSTVRKEIRKDYPDWYYRNHDSRSTFATDWLESEKFNRKVGFDFLMDELKHLMGHSSTRTTEKYIKFCNQKESQLAVAKKKNSNIRKDHNDG
- a CDS encoding YceH family protein, producing the protein MNMELSLIEARIIGCLIEKEITTPDYYPLSLKSLTTACNQKSNRDPVVEFSENDVLDGVDALIERRLVSDESKFSSATRKYQHRFCNTEFGDLKLTSQELGILCVLLLRGPQTAGELRTRTHRLCEFTDSKETESVLEHMAHHHAYGPLVAKLAREPGKRECRYRHLFTNEHSAPLHNEQLNQQRGSNDNAEDLALLKAEINELREQVALLTETVAELDAKLR
- a CDS encoding site-specific integrase, with product MINIDDAKHLESVINEQKQVNGYKNYLEDVLKPAIFAGNRDKLEKLPIGFSNGKPLGYIIDDVWELTDYFYPNSGETINLIFRNKDDTVIERNLKFELKILMLSMLWLSPKYYSLKQCKNTLNSLKNFTGQLVEDGENSFSALTYDFIDEWIQAGVTTPDFRVSPTYGCLNKLIIEKDRLPYPIYLKGTLTAKKFDLSIRPDEQYVAIPYRIYKYVLDEASAMIENIYKDRNELYLISQELVSYRKKIDQDYAAYVYKTGKINHLNFSTKGTKGFLDAYNEIPSPTLSNISDLIDKFHIAYRSDRTYKFSDYSPEFVFKGKKIPCEEAREMLVNYTRCCSFIILALTGMRVDELYALHWVNGVNEEDIEGQNVITLNCDISKITKTSQARQVNFVTTLVGKKAYEILNDIMSPLRRSRKNHEQSFFHSNELSFSALAKSSVGNGVTKWVNKVFSDLLILTEEDMKYLTISDPEQKKFKLDDIFLITPHQLRRSFAYYLIGYELLSFPQLKQQFSHFSLAMTRYYAKNASKFQKFVKSSTYDEIRDERIKQQAQMYLNIYMKLFNNERVSGGKGKEFAKKRLEKNSNNQFTDRRLNDMLSLSYWENQIRRKKRHLHVVAPGIICTSSNCSLRTEVNLLECEDCDNDYILDAVYAESRRKEAEINMLYDIENDALTPSSASESYITISAAERIMDSLEIDYEPVSYPKEVSDMLISFIEV
- a CDS encoding conjugal transfer protein TraF, giving the protein MGNKRVLDFVVAGTLLVSSSAWATNGVPDARGIAMGGTGVASADYLLAPFYNPALVAVYRDNDDIGLLLPGIGVSAQDKDDTLSEVDDLQDIIDDFNQGGLSAEVENADELNEYLNRLSDNKATHVSAHVGAALAIPMNAVSLNFFTKGDAELKAKPNIAPDLGPVPAVVKNRYENSSVDLTAFANIEFGLAIAKRFSISGQDIAIGLSPKIQQLHTYQDSASVEDFDIDDYDESEEKKSTFNMDLGAVWMINDFRVGVAAKDLFSQSIDTQDGTDTYKLDTQVTVSAAYVTPFFTAALDADVTKKKRFLGDDDDTQYVRFGIEGNAWGNPDKKA
- a CDS encoding GIY-YIG nuclease family protein, which codes for MPSLDKPIPEKDTQCWSVYLIRTRYNTLYCGITTDVSRRFRQHQVGQGAKALKGKGPLQLVWSQQVAGSRGEAQKIEYRIKQLSKSQKERLIRQQCELTALISLV